In Panthera leo isolate Ple1 chromosome E3, P.leo_Ple1_pat1.1, whole genome shotgun sequence, a genomic segment contains:
- the LRCH4 gene encoding leucine-rich repeat and calponin homology domain-containing protein 4 isoform X3, whose translation MTDLSRNRFPEVPEAACQLVSLEGLSLYHNCLRCLNPALGNLTALTYLNLSRNQLSSLPPYICQLPLRVLIVSNNKLGALPPDISALGSLRQLDVSGNELQSLPTELCSLPSLRDLSVRRNQLSTLPDELGDLPLVRLDFSCNRVSRIPVSFCRLRHLQVILLDSNPLQSPPAQICLKGKLHIFKYLSTEAGRRGGSALGDLAPSRPPSFSPCPAEDLFPGRRYDGGLDSGFHSVDSGSKRWSGNESTDEFSELSFRISELAREPRGPRERREDGSADGDPEQIDFIDSHVPGEDEERGAAEEPRPPELSPVAGDGEKAPNSRREEPAGEERRRPDTLQLWQERERRQQQQQQQHSGAWGAPRKDSFVKPGVRAAGGGPAASSTQASYNGMPKSSATQLGSSGGQGAPPAPAPTPASQEPLPAAGPATVPAPRPLGSIQRPNSFLFRSSSQSGSGPSSPDSAVRPRRPPQLLDEKELMAQLRQVMESRLQRPLPEDLAEALANGVILCQLANQLRPRSVPFIHVPSPAVPKLSALKSRKNVESFLEACRKMGVPEADLCSPSDLLQGTAQGLWTTLEAVKRVGGRAPPPLWPPSGLGGFIFFYVVLMLLLYVVYTRLLGS comes from the exons ATGACAG ACCTCTCCCGGAACCGGTTCCCCGAGGTGCCGGAGGCAGCATGCCAGCTGGTGTCCCTGGAGGGCCTGAGCCTCTATCACAATTGCCTGAGATGCCTGAACCCAGCCTTGGGGAATCTCACGGCCCTTACCTACCTCAACCTCAG CCGAAACCAGCTGTCATCGCTGCCACCCTACATCTGCCAGCTGCCCCTCCGGGTGCTCATTGTCAGCAACAACAAACTGGGAGCCCTGCCTCCCGACATCAGCGCCTTGGGAAGTCTGCGGCAGCTT GATGTGAGCGGCAATGAGTTGCAGTCCCTTCCCACAGAGCTGTGTAGCCTCCCTTCCCTGCGGGACCTCAGTGTTCGGAGAAACCAGCTCAGCACCCTCCCTGATG AGCTGGGGGATCTTCCTCTTGTCCGCCTGGATTTCTCCTGTAACCGTGTCTCCCGCATCCCGGTCTCCTTCTGCCGCCTCAGGCACCTGCAGGTCATTCTGCTGGACAGCAACCCCCTGCAAAGCCCACCTGCTCAG ATCTGCTTGAAGGGGAAGCTTCACATCTTTAAGTACTTGTCAACAGAGGCTGGGCGGCGTGGGGGGTCAGCACTGGGGGACCTGGCCCCTTCCCGCCCCCCGAGTTTCAGTCCCTG CCCTGCTGAGGACTTATTTCCGGGACGTCGGTACGATGGTGGGCTAGACTCAGGCTTCCACAGTGTTGACAGCGGCAGCAAGAGGTGGTCTGGAAATGAG TCAACGGATGAATTTTCGGAGTTGTCCTTCCGAATCTCAGAGTTGGCCCGGGAGCCTCGAGGGCCCAGGGAGCGGAGGGAGGATGGCTCTG CTGACGGAGACCCTGAGCAGATTGACTTCATTGACAGCCACGTGCCTGGGGAGGACGAAGAGCGAGGTGCTGCTGAG GAGCCCCGGCCACCAGAATTGAGCCCTGTGGCAGGGGACGGAGAGAAGGCACCAAACAGCAG GCGGGAGGAGCCTGCTGGTGAGGAGCGGCGACGCCCGGACACTTTGCAGTTATGGCAGGAGCGggagcggcggcagcagcagcagcagcagcagcacagcGGAGCGTGGGGGGCCCCCCGGAAGGACAG TTTTGTGAAGCCAGGGGTCAGGGCTGCTGGCGGAGGTCCTGCGGCCTCATCCACTCAGGCCTCCTACAA CGGCATGCCCAAGTCCAGTGCCACCCAACTGGGATCTTCAGGGGGGCAGGGAGcccccccggcccctgcccccacccctgcctcccaggagccccttcctGCAGCTGGACCAG CGACAGTGCCTGCTCCCCGGCCGCTCGGCTCCATTCAGAGACCAAACAGCTTCCTCTTCCGTTCTTCCTCTCAGAGTGGCTCAG gCCCTTCCTCACCAGACTCTGCCGTGAGGCCTCGGCGACCCCCTCAGCTTCTGGACGAGAAGGAGCTGATGGCACAGCTGCGCCAG GTAATGGAGTCCCGGCTGCAGCGGCCCCTGCCTGAGGACCTGGCGGAGGCTCTGGCCAATGGGGTCATCCTCTGTCAGCTGGCCAACCAGCTGCGGCCCCGCTCCGTGCCCTTCATCCATGTGCCCTCGCCTGCTGTG CCAAAACTTAGTGCTCTCAAGTCTCGGAAAAATGTGGAGAGTTTCTTAGAAGCCTGCcgaaaaatgggggtgcctgag GCTGACCTGTGCTCGCCCTCGGATCTCCTCCAGGGCACCGCCCAGGGGCTGTGGACCACCCTGGAGGCTGTGAagcgggtggggggcagggcccccccacccctctggccccCCTCTGGTCTGGGCGGCTTCATCTTCTTCTACGTGGTCCTCATGCTGCTGCTCTATGTCGTCTACACTCGGCTCCTGGGTTCCTAG
- the LRCH4 gene encoding leucine-rich repeat and calponin homology domain-containing protein 4 isoform X2, whose product MAAAVAAPLAAGGEEAAATTSVPGSPGLPGSRSAERALEEAVATGTLNLSNRRLKYFPRGAARSYDLSDITQADLSRNRFPEVPEAACQLVSLEGLSLYHNCLRCLNPALGNLTALTYLNLSRNQLSSLPPYICQLPLRVLIVSNNKLGALPPDISALGSLRQLDVSGNELQSLPTELCSLPSLRDLSVRRNQLSTLPDELGDLPLVRLDFSCNRVSRIPVSFCRLRHLQVILLDSNPLQSPPAQICLKGKLHIFKYLSTEAGRRGGSALGDLAPSRPPSFSPCPAEDLFPGRRYDGGLDSGFHSVDSGSKRWSGNESTDEFSELSFRISELAREPRGPRERREDGSADGDPEQIDFIDSHVPGEDEERGAAEEPRPPELSPVAGDGEKAPNSRREEPAGEERRRPDTLQLWQERERRQQQQQQQHSGAWGAPRKDSFVKPGVRAAGGGPAASSTQASYNGMPKSSATQLGSSGGQGAPPAPAPTPASQEPLPAAGPATVPAPRPLGSIQRPNSFLFRSSSQSGSGPSSPDSAVRPRRPPQLLDEKELMAQLRQVMESRLQRPLPEDLAEALANGVILCQLANQLRPRSVPFIHVPSPAVPKLSALKSRKNVESFLEACRKMGVPEESLCQPHHILEEEGAPGRGLPYIAAVVHALLERP is encoded by the exons ATGGCGGCGGCGGTAGCGGCCCCACTCGCCGCCGGGGGTGAGGAGGCGGCGGCCACGACCTCCGTTCCGGGGTCTCCGGGTCTGCCCGGGAGCCGCAGTGCAGAGCGGGCCCTAGAGGAGGCCGTGGCCACCGGGACCCTGAACCTGTCCAACCGGCGCTTGAAGTACTTCCCCCGGGGCGCGGCCCGCAGCTACGACCTGTCAGACATCACCCAGGCTG ACCTCTCCCGGAACCGGTTCCCCGAGGTGCCGGAGGCAGCATGCCAGCTGGTGTCCCTGGAGGGCCTGAGCCTCTATCACAATTGCCTGAGATGCCTGAACCCAGCCTTGGGGAATCTCACGGCCCTTACCTACCTCAACCTCAG CCGAAACCAGCTGTCATCGCTGCCACCCTACATCTGCCAGCTGCCCCTCCGGGTGCTCATTGTCAGCAACAACAAACTGGGAGCCCTGCCTCCCGACATCAGCGCCTTGGGAAGTCTGCGGCAGCTT GATGTGAGCGGCAATGAGTTGCAGTCCCTTCCCACAGAGCTGTGTAGCCTCCCTTCCCTGCGGGACCTCAGTGTTCGGAGAAACCAGCTCAGCACCCTCCCTGATG AGCTGGGGGATCTTCCTCTTGTCCGCCTGGATTTCTCCTGTAACCGTGTCTCCCGCATCCCGGTCTCCTTCTGCCGCCTCAGGCACCTGCAGGTCATTCTGCTGGACAGCAACCCCCTGCAAAGCCCACCTGCTCAG ATCTGCTTGAAGGGGAAGCTTCACATCTTTAAGTACTTGTCAACAGAGGCTGGGCGGCGTGGGGGGTCAGCACTGGGGGACCTGGCCCCTTCCCGCCCCCCGAGTTTCAGTCCCTG CCCTGCTGAGGACTTATTTCCGGGACGTCGGTACGATGGTGGGCTAGACTCAGGCTTCCACAGTGTTGACAGCGGCAGCAAGAGGTGGTCTGGAAATGAG TCAACGGATGAATTTTCGGAGTTGTCCTTCCGAATCTCAGAGTTGGCCCGGGAGCCTCGAGGGCCCAGGGAGCGGAGGGAGGATGGCTCTG CTGACGGAGACCCTGAGCAGATTGACTTCATTGACAGCCACGTGCCTGGGGAGGACGAAGAGCGAGGTGCTGCTGAG GAGCCCCGGCCACCAGAATTGAGCCCTGTGGCAGGGGACGGAGAGAAGGCACCAAACAGCAG GCGGGAGGAGCCTGCTGGTGAGGAGCGGCGACGCCCGGACACTTTGCAGTTATGGCAGGAGCGggagcggcggcagcagcagcagcagcagcagcacagcGGAGCGTGGGGGGCCCCCCGGAAGGACAG TTTTGTGAAGCCAGGGGTCAGGGCTGCTGGCGGAGGTCCTGCGGCCTCATCCACTCAGGCCTCCTACAA CGGCATGCCCAAGTCCAGTGCCACCCAACTGGGATCTTCAGGGGGGCAGGGAGcccccccggcccctgcccccacccctgcctcccaggagccccttcctGCAGCTGGACCAG CGACAGTGCCTGCTCCCCGGCCGCTCGGCTCCATTCAGAGACCAAACAGCTTCCTCTTCCGTTCTTCCTCTCAGAGTGGCTCAG gCCCTTCCTCACCAGACTCTGCCGTGAGGCCTCGGCGACCCCCTCAGCTTCTGGACGAGAAGGAGCTGATGGCACAGCTGCGCCAG GTAATGGAGTCCCGGCTGCAGCGGCCCCTGCCTGAGGACCTGGCGGAGGCTCTGGCCAATGGGGTCATCCTCTGTCAGCTGGCCAACCAGCTGCGGCCCCGCTCCGTGCCCTTCATCCATGTGCCCTCGCCTGCTGTG CCAAAACTTAGTGCTCTCAAGTCTCGGAAAAATGTGGAGAGTTTCTTAGAAGCCTGCcgaaaaatgggggtgcctgag gagtCCCTGTGCCAGCCCCATCACATCCTGGAAGAGGAGGGGGCCCCGGGAAGGGGCCTCCCTTACATCGCTGCTGTCGTCCACGCACTGCTGGAAAGGCCATAG
- the LRCH4 gene encoding leucine-rich repeat and calponin homology domain-containing protein 4 isoform X1: MAAAVAAPLAAGGEEAAATTSVPGSPGLPGSRSAERALEEAVATGTLNLSNRRLKYFPRGAARSYDLSDITQADLSRNRFPEVPEAACQLVSLEGLSLYHNCLRCLNPALGNLTALTYLNLSRNQLSSLPPYICQLPLRVLIVSNNKLGALPPDISALGSLRQLDVSGNELQSLPTELCSLPSLRDLSVRRNQLSTLPDELGDLPLVRLDFSCNRVSRIPVSFCRLRHLQVILLDSNPLQSPPAQICLKGKLHIFKYLSTEAGRRGGSALGDLAPSRPPSFSPCPAEDLFPGRRYDGGLDSGFHSVDSGSKRWSGNESTDEFSELSFRISELAREPRGPRERREDGSADGDPEQIDFIDSHVPGEDEERGAAEEPRPPELSPVAGDGEKAPNSRREEPAGEERRRPDTLQLWQERERRQQQQQQQHSGAWGAPRKDSFVKPGVRAAGGGPAASSTQASYNGMPKSSATQLGSSGGQGAPPAPAPTPASQEPLPAAGPATVPAPRPLGSIQRPNSFLFRSSSQSGSGPSSPDSAVRPRRPPQLLDEKELMAQLRQVMESRLQRPLPEDLAEALANGVILCQLANQLRPRSVPFIHVPSPAVPKLSALKSRKNVESFLEACRKMGVPEADLCSPSDLLQGTAQGLWTTLEAVKRVGGRAPPPLWPPSGLGGFIFFYVVLMLLLYVVYTRLLGS; the protein is encoded by the exons ATGGCGGCGGCGGTAGCGGCCCCACTCGCCGCCGGGGGTGAGGAGGCGGCGGCCACGACCTCCGTTCCGGGGTCTCCGGGTCTGCCCGGGAGCCGCAGTGCAGAGCGGGCCCTAGAGGAGGCCGTGGCCACCGGGACCCTGAACCTGTCCAACCGGCGCTTGAAGTACTTCCCCCGGGGCGCGGCCCGCAGCTACGACCTGTCAGACATCACCCAGGCTG ACCTCTCCCGGAACCGGTTCCCCGAGGTGCCGGAGGCAGCATGCCAGCTGGTGTCCCTGGAGGGCCTGAGCCTCTATCACAATTGCCTGAGATGCCTGAACCCAGCCTTGGGGAATCTCACGGCCCTTACCTACCTCAACCTCAG CCGAAACCAGCTGTCATCGCTGCCACCCTACATCTGCCAGCTGCCCCTCCGGGTGCTCATTGTCAGCAACAACAAACTGGGAGCCCTGCCTCCCGACATCAGCGCCTTGGGAAGTCTGCGGCAGCTT GATGTGAGCGGCAATGAGTTGCAGTCCCTTCCCACAGAGCTGTGTAGCCTCCCTTCCCTGCGGGACCTCAGTGTTCGGAGAAACCAGCTCAGCACCCTCCCTGATG AGCTGGGGGATCTTCCTCTTGTCCGCCTGGATTTCTCCTGTAACCGTGTCTCCCGCATCCCGGTCTCCTTCTGCCGCCTCAGGCACCTGCAGGTCATTCTGCTGGACAGCAACCCCCTGCAAAGCCCACCTGCTCAG ATCTGCTTGAAGGGGAAGCTTCACATCTTTAAGTACTTGTCAACAGAGGCTGGGCGGCGTGGGGGGTCAGCACTGGGGGACCTGGCCCCTTCCCGCCCCCCGAGTTTCAGTCCCTG CCCTGCTGAGGACTTATTTCCGGGACGTCGGTACGATGGTGGGCTAGACTCAGGCTTCCACAGTGTTGACAGCGGCAGCAAGAGGTGGTCTGGAAATGAG TCAACGGATGAATTTTCGGAGTTGTCCTTCCGAATCTCAGAGTTGGCCCGGGAGCCTCGAGGGCCCAGGGAGCGGAGGGAGGATGGCTCTG CTGACGGAGACCCTGAGCAGATTGACTTCATTGACAGCCACGTGCCTGGGGAGGACGAAGAGCGAGGTGCTGCTGAG GAGCCCCGGCCACCAGAATTGAGCCCTGTGGCAGGGGACGGAGAGAAGGCACCAAACAGCAG GCGGGAGGAGCCTGCTGGTGAGGAGCGGCGACGCCCGGACACTTTGCAGTTATGGCAGGAGCGggagcggcggcagcagcagcagcagcagcagcacagcGGAGCGTGGGGGGCCCCCCGGAAGGACAG TTTTGTGAAGCCAGGGGTCAGGGCTGCTGGCGGAGGTCCTGCGGCCTCATCCACTCAGGCCTCCTACAA CGGCATGCCCAAGTCCAGTGCCACCCAACTGGGATCTTCAGGGGGGCAGGGAGcccccccggcccctgcccccacccctgcctcccaggagccccttcctGCAGCTGGACCAG CGACAGTGCCTGCTCCCCGGCCGCTCGGCTCCATTCAGAGACCAAACAGCTTCCTCTTCCGTTCTTCCTCTCAGAGTGGCTCAG gCCCTTCCTCACCAGACTCTGCCGTGAGGCCTCGGCGACCCCCTCAGCTTCTGGACGAGAAGGAGCTGATGGCACAGCTGCGCCAG GTAATGGAGTCCCGGCTGCAGCGGCCCCTGCCTGAGGACCTGGCGGAGGCTCTGGCCAATGGGGTCATCCTCTGTCAGCTGGCCAACCAGCTGCGGCCCCGCTCCGTGCCCTTCATCCATGTGCCCTCGCCTGCTGTG CCAAAACTTAGTGCTCTCAAGTCTCGGAAAAATGTGGAGAGTTTCTTAGAAGCCTGCcgaaaaatgggggtgcctgag GCTGACCTGTGCTCGCCCTCGGATCTCCTCCAGGGCACCGCCCAGGGGCTGTGGACCACCCTGGAGGCTGTGAagcgggtggggggcagggcccccccacccctctggccccCCTCTGGTCTGGGCGGCTTCATCTTCTTCTACGTGGTCCTCATGCTGCTGCTCTATGTCGTCTACACTCGGCTCCTGGGTTCCTAG